In a genomic window of Lacrimispora sp. BS-2:
- a CDS encoding GHKL domain-containing protein, producing the protein MTYFIYTFTGALCNYFFCVHLLPNKLTFIKRFIIFLYAFSTFYFFNRIYGQASTFITFLGITFLIYFFTNSPYLSLSCYLFGYLYTITFNYLFMWIAGFIFKMDMEALITHHLLLIAFSCVYCIFCGTTTKLIGYYFHKKLNITKYLINDHLLKAIFIDLFLLVFFYIFNFSYGERLGYNYGVIALNGIIFLLLFAITVFLMYSVYKVTMGEQAYKHRMAQFENLRVYTERLENSYGIMRKFKHDYMNILVTMSGFLKEDDIDGLKEYYGERILPISRAFTESDTKLGALSNIKNTAIKSLLSSKFVYMIEIGIKTEIELTEPINNLNMDCLDLSRILGIFLDNAMEAAIETEEKQVRFCIFYKEENLHLIIQNTALPPTYAISELCSHEISTKGENRGIGLFNVDMILKSYENTIWNTTYEEPYFTQELILIHNGS; encoded by the coding sequence ATGACTTATTTTATTTACACATTTACAGGAGCCTTATGTAATTACTTTTTTTGTGTACATTTGCTTCCTAATAAGTTGACATTTATAAAACGATTTATTATATTTTTATATGCCTTTAGTACTTTCTACTTTTTTAATCGAATTTATGGACAGGCCAGTACGTTTATAACTTTTTTGGGAATCACATTTTTAATCTATTTTTTTACTAATAGTCCTTATTTAAGTCTATCGTGTTATTTATTTGGATATCTTTATACCATTACATTTAACTACTTGTTTATGTGGATAGCTGGCTTCATTTTCAAAATGGATATGGAAGCCTTAATAACCCACCATTTACTGCTTATTGCTTTTTCTTGTGTTTATTGCATATTCTGTGGAACCACAACAAAACTAATTGGCTATTATTTTCATAAAAAATTAAATATCACTAAATATTTAATTAATGATCATCTGCTGAAAGCTATTTTTATTGATCTTTTTCTATTGGTGTTTTTTTATATTTTTAACTTTTCCTATGGAGAACGCCTTGGTTATAATTACGGTGTCATTGCATTAAATGGAATTATTTTCCTATTATTGTTTGCAATAACGGTTTTTCTCATGTACTCTGTTTATAAAGTCACCATGGGAGAACAGGCTTATAAGCACCGCATGGCACAGTTTGAAAATCTTCGTGTCTACACGGAGCGCTTAGAAAATTCTTACGGCATTATGCGTAAATTTAAGCACGACTACATGAACATACTTGTTACTATGTCAGGATTTTTGAAAGAGGATGATATAGATGGACTAAAAGAATACTACGGAGAAAGAATCCTTCCTATCAGCCGTGCATTTACAGAATCGGACACCAAACTGGGAGCTCTTTCAAATATTAAAAATACTGCTATAAAAAGCCTGCTCTCATCCAAATTCGTCTATATGATAGAAATAGGTATCAAGACGGAAATAGAACTGACTGAGCCCATTAATAATCTGAACATGGATTGTCTGGACCTCTCCCGAATCCTAGGCATATTTTTAGACAATGCTATGGAAGCCGCTATAGAAACAGAAGAAAAACAAGTACGTTTCTGTATATTTTATAAAGAAGAGAACCTTCATCTCATCATTCAAAACACCGCACTTCCTCCGACCTATGCCATATCAGAGCTTTGCAGCCATGAAATTTCAACAAAAGGCGAAAATAGAGGAATCGGTCTTTTTAACGTAGATATGATTTTAAAAAGCTATGAAAATACTATTTGGAATACCACATATGAAGAACCATATTTCACACAGGAACTCATCCTAATACATAATGGTTCATAA
- a CDS encoding sulfatase has protein sequence MKTNLLYVFADQWRAHAMGFMNMDQVVTPNIDSFAQESMRFTNAYSTYPLCSPHRASLMTGKYPFCAGMWTNCKIGLEEKVMLRPQEICIGDVLKTEGYRTGYIGKWHLDASELNFTPDPKSGARDWDAYTPPGERRHGFDYWLSYGAWDDHLDPHYWQDDEKQIKPGKWSAEFETDKAIEYMEARKEEDEPFALFLSYNPPHLPYELVPDRYYEKFKDLEIHYRENVPEEMGGKGGLLETQTRQYYAAVYGIDEQFGRILQYLKDHNMEENTIVILSADHGEMLGSHGLMSKNIWYEESIHIPLMIRQKGRVKAVDNDGIFASPDHMPTILELLELPIPETCQGYSHVKGMFGEDESEPQDMLICSYPGGAELVKSFSDKGLTHKAYGWRGIKDKRYTYVIFNGYAPGEEQKEYLYDNKEDPYQKNPELLESDCQRAEVLSYREKLKNYLRQTEDPFLWER, from the coding sequence ATGAAAACAAATCTGCTGTATGTCTTTGCCGACCAGTGGCGGGCTCATGCCATGGGATTTATGAACATGGACCAGGTAGTGACTCCAAACATTGACTCCTTTGCCCAGGAGAGCATGAGGTTTACCAATGCTTACAGTACGTATCCCTTATGTTCTCCTCACAGAGCTTCCCTGATGACAGGGAAATACCCCTTTTGCGCAGGGATGTGGACCAATTGCAAGATAGGTCTGGAAGAAAAGGTCATGCTAAGACCCCAGGAGATATGTATCGGAGATGTGCTGAAGACAGAAGGATATAGGACGGGCTATATTGGAAAATGGCATTTAGATGCTTCGGAACTTAACTTTACCCCTGATCCAAAATCAGGCGCAAGAGACTGGGATGCCTATACGCCGCCAGGGGAGAGAAGGCATGGATTTGACTACTGGCTGTCCTACGGAGCCTGGGATGACCATTTGGATCCCCATTATTGGCAGGATGATGAAAAGCAAATAAAACCGGGTAAATGGTCTGCGGAATTTGAAACAGATAAGGCCATCGAATACATGGAAGCCAGGAAAGAGGAGGATGAGCCTTTTGCGCTGTTCTTATCCTATAATCCTCCCCATCTTCCCTATGAACTGGTGCCGGACCGGTATTATGAGAAGTTTAAGGATTTGGAAATCCATTACCGGGAAAACGTGCCGGAGGAGATGGGGGGAAAAGGCGGACTTCTGGAAACTCAGACAAGGCAATACTATGCCGCAGTCTATGGGATTGACGAACAGTTTGGAAGAATTCTTCAATATTTAAAGGATCATAATATGGAGGAAAATACCATTGTCATCCTGTCTGCGGACCATGGGGAAATGCTTGGTTCCCATGGGCTCATGAGTAAAAACATCTGGTACGAGGAATCCATCCACATTCCCCTTATGATCCGGCAGAAGGGGAGAGTTAAGGCCGTGGACAATGATGGTATCTTTGCAAGTCCGGACCATATGCCTACCATTCTGGAACTTTTGGAGCTCCCCATACCGGAGACCTGCCAGGGCTACAGTCATGTAAAAGGAATGTTCGGAGAAGACGAGAGCGAGCCCCAGGATATGCTGATCTGTTCTTATCCTGGCGGAGCGGAGCTGGTAAAGTCATTTTCCGACAAAGGCCTCACCCATAAGGCTTATGGCTGGAGAGGCATTAAAGATAAGCGTTATACCTATGTCATTTTTAACGGATATGCTCCTGGAGAGGAGCAAAAGGAATATCTTTATGATAATAAGGAAGATCCTTATCAGAAAAATCCGGAGCTATTGGAATCAGACTGCCAAAGAGCGGAAGTTTTGTCATACCGGGAAAAGCTTAAAAATTACCTGCGACAGACGGAAGATCCGTTTTTGTGGGAGCGGTAG
- a CDS encoding accessory gene regulator B family protein has product MNISRIAVGFCDWLNKMSPKSQEENKVIQYGMELLLDNIIKLIVILLIGIVLGKGVETLVVLSTFCGLRLQAGGIHAKTGLGCGFSMLLVWAISILGDIFFDIKTSFLPYIYTVSALVILCCAPRTINIEHFSSQDKLKKKLYSIVVLTFIMAIAFLNPPLRDLLIIPVTLEVLTLLPKNK; this is encoded by the coding sequence ATGAATATTTCGAGAATTGCTGTTGGTTTTTGCGACTGGTTGAACAAAATGAGTCCCAAAAGTCAGGAAGAAAATAAAGTGATTCAATATGGAATGGAATTGTTGCTAGACAATATCATTAAACTAATAGTTATTTTGCTTATTGGAATTGTCTTAGGAAAAGGGGTTGAGACCCTTGTGGTATTGTCTACATTTTGTGGTTTAAGATTACAAGCTGGCGGCATTCATGCTAAAACAGGTTTGGGTTGTGGATTTAGCATGTTGTTAGTCTGGGCAATATCGATTTTAGGTGATATCTTTTTTGATATAAAAACCTCTTTTTTGCCGTATATTTATACTGTTTCAGCTTTAGTTATTCTGTGCTGTGCTCCACGAACAATAAATATTGAGCACTTTAGTTCACAAGATAAATTAAAAAAGAAATTATATTCCATTGTTGTTTTGACTTTCATTATGGCGATTGCATTTTTAAATCCGCCGCTAAGAGATTTACTTATAATTCCGGTTACATTGGAAGTATTAACATTACTTCCTAAAAATAAATAA
- a CDS encoding LytTR family DNA-binding domain-containing protein: protein MIHIYLCEDNKKQLNRWENIIEKYLIMNPTESKLFCSASKPEDLLSIRKRSSTTGLYFLDIDLQANKNGIELAQEIRKYDPRGYIVFVTTHSEMAVLTFRYKVEAMDFIAKDDTDTLPEQICACIQNAERNYKAQLDSSNRLLSIKVDKDSLVLDQNDIVAITTGDDSHKLTLHTKTGIRQISGSLKEFHATLNSGFCQCNRSTIVNLKHVLKYSRENSMLFMDNRETYSVSIRMMGKVQKALNSFHLSIMK, encoded by the coding sequence ATGATCCACATTTACCTCTGTGAAGATAATAAAAAACAGTTAAATCGTTGGGAAAACATCATTGAAAAATATCTAATAATGAATCCAACAGAATCCAAACTTTTCTGCTCGGCTTCAAAACCGGAAGATTTGCTTTCCATACGGAAACGCTCCAGTACTACCGGACTTTATTTTCTGGACATTGACTTGCAGGCAAATAAAAATGGAATTGAGCTGGCCCAGGAAATACGCAAATATGATCCCCGCGGTTATATTGTTTTTGTAACTACTCATAGTGAGATGGCTGTTCTCACCTTCCGCTATAAGGTAGAAGCAATGGACTTTATTGCAAAAGATGATACGGACACCCTGCCAGAACAAATCTGCGCCTGTATTCAAAACGCAGAAAGGAACTATAAGGCGCAACTGGACTCCTCCAACCGCCTCTTGTCAATAAAGGTTGATAAGGATTCTCTGGTTCTGGATCAAAATGACATTGTAGCTATTACGACTGGCGATGATTCCCACAAGCTCACCTTACATACCAAAACCGGAATCCGACAGATTTCAGGCTCGTTAAAAGAATTCCATGCGACCTTGAATTCCGGTTTCTGTCAATGTAACCGTTCCACCATTGTAAATCTGAAACATGTATTAAAATATTCGAGGGAAAACTCCATGCTTTTCATGGATAACAGGGAAACCTACTCCGTATCCATACGTATGATGGGAAAAGTTCAAAAAGCGTTAAACAGCTTTCATCTATCCATAATGAAATAG
- a CDS encoding glycoside hydrolase family 88 protein: MAQTLEQIKTYPGMEEGMVKKALDDAVKIVKENLLVFTDKFQSSNSFNGFYEATENVEWTTGFWTGVIWLAYEHTGDEAFRKAAEVQVESFLNRIENKIDVNHHDMGFLFSLSCVAAYKLTGNEHAKKAALLAADHLAERYREKGKFLQAWGNPGEPKEYRLIIDCLLNLPLLYWATEVTGDPSYEEKAENHIKTAMKCILRPDDSTYHTHFFDVETGEPTYGVTHQGNRDGSAWARGQAWGIYGIALSYRYLKNTEYMDLFCRVTDYFIEHLPDDLVPYWDFDFDTESTEPRDSSASAIAVCGILEMAKYLEKDKAMVYLDAADRMLRALADHCANKDYKKSNGLLLHGTYARDSKENTCTNRGVDECNTWGDYFYMEALTRLSKDWELYW, encoded by the coding sequence ATGGCACAGACATTGGAACAAATAAAAACTTATCCTGGAATGGAAGAAGGCATGGTAAAAAAGGCTCTTGATGATGCGGTAAAGATCGTCAAAGAAAACCTTTTGGTATTTACGGATAAATTCCAGTCTTCCAACAGTTTTAACGGATTTTATGAAGCAACAGAAAATGTAGAATGGACAACAGGTTTCTGGACAGGAGTGATCTGGCTGGCTTATGAGCATACTGGTGATGAGGCATTCCGGAAAGCAGCGGAAGTACAGGTTGAAAGCTTTCTTAATAGAATCGAGAATAAAATTGATGTAAACCATCATGATATGGGATTTTTATTCAGCTTGTCCTGTGTGGCAGCCTATAAACTGACCGGCAATGAACATGCCAAAAAGGCAGCCCTTTTAGCAGCGGACCATCTGGCAGAACGTTACCGGGAAAAAGGAAAATTCCTTCAGGCCTGGGGAAATCCGGGAGAGCCGAAGGAATACAGACTGATTATTGACTGTCTGTTAAATCTTCCTCTGCTTTACTGGGCAACGGAAGTGACGGGAGATCCTTCTTATGAAGAAAAGGCGGAAAACCATATAAAGACTGCCATGAAATGCATTCTGCGTCCCGATGATTCCACGTACCATACTCATTTCTTTGACGTGGAAACAGGTGAACCGACTTATGGCGTGACCCACCAGGGAAACCGCGATGGCTCTGCATGGGCCAGAGGCCAGGCCTGGGGCATATACGGAATTGCCTTAAGCTATCGGTATTTAAAGAATACGGAATACATGGATTTATTCTGCCGTGTAACCGATTATTTTATCGAACATCTGCCGGATGATCTTGTTCCGTACTGGGATTTTGACTTTGATACAGAAAGCACGGAGCCGAGAGATTCTTCTGCTTCAGCCATTGCTGTCTGCGGAATCCTGGAAATGGCAAAATATCTGGAAAAAGATAAAGCCATGGTATATTTAGATGCAGCTGACCGGATGCTCAGGGCGCTGGCAGATCATTGTGCTAACAAGGATTACAAAAAATCCAATGGACTTTTGCTTCATGGCACTTATGCCAGAGATTCCAAGGAGAATACCTGTACGAACCGGGGCGTTGATGAGTGCAACACCTGGGGCGACTATTTCTATATGGAGGCTCTTACCAGGCTTTCAAAGGATTGGGAACTGTACTGGTAA
- a CDS encoding exodeoxyribonuclease V subunit alpha encodes MMKKMAVEGLQKMLVKVSLNSVGKSIPAGIYERKIPEAVLKMRNENTK; translated from the coding sequence ATGATGAAAAAAATGGCAGTAGAAGGATTACAGAAAATGTTAGTGAAGGTATCTCTCAATTCGGTGGGAAAGAGTATTCCGGCTGGAATCTATGAAAGAAAAATTCCGGAAGCAGTGTTAAAAATGCGCAATGAGAATACTAAATAG
- a CDS encoding sugar ABC transporter permease, whose translation MTSHQMKAIRSNLIGYSFILPNLIGYAIFVFIPVIFSFVLSVMKWDGSRAPMEFVGLKNFAQIFGDRIFVQSFIHTIQYALLTVFPTLVLALLLAVLLNNKLKGIAIFRTALYFPYIASIVAVGAVWNMLFQPDFGPINEFLRFIGISKPPRWVVDVKWAMVAISVVSVWKYMGYYMIVYLAALQGISGSLYEAAGIDGANGFQKLRYITIPMLTPTTFFVLIMLTIQCFKVFDLVYVMTGGGPGNATKTLVNYIYEKAFTSWEFGPASAGALVLFSVVLVVTLIQFAGEKKWSKDLM comes from the coding sequence ATGACGTCACATCAAATGAAGGCGATCCGAAGTAACCTGATTGGTTATTCATTTATTCTGCCCAACTTAATTGGATATGCAATTTTTGTATTCATTCCCGTAATCTTTTCTTTTGTTTTAAGCGTTATGAAATGGGATGGCTCCCGTGCTCCCATGGAATTCGTAGGATTAAAAAATTTCGCTCAAATTTTCGGTGACAGGATATTTGTTCAATCCTTTATTCACACCATTCAATACGCACTGCTTACGGTATTCCCAACCTTAGTGCTGGCGCTTTTACTGGCAGTTCTGTTGAATAACAAGTTAAAGGGGATCGCAATTTTCCGTACAGCACTGTATTTCCCTTATATTGCTTCCATCGTAGCAGTAGGCGCGGTGTGGAATATGCTGTTCCAGCCGGATTTTGGACCGATCAATGAATTCCTTAGATTCATTGGAATTTCCAAGCCCCCCAGATGGGTTGTGGATGTGAAATGGGCCATGGTAGCCATTTCTGTGGTAAGCGTATGGAAATACATGGGATACTATATGATCGTATATTTGGCAGCCCTTCAGGGAATCTCAGGTTCTCTTTATGAAGCGGCCGGAATTGACGGGGCCAACGGCTTCCAGAAGCTTCGGTATATTACCATTCCCATGCTGACTCCAACCACCTTCTTCGTGCTGATCATGCTGACGATCCAGTGCTTTAAGGTATTTGACCTTGTATATGTAATGACAGGAGGAGGTCCTGGTAATGCCACCAAGACTCTGGTCAATTACATTTATGAAAAGGCGTTTACCAGCTGGGAGTTTGGACCTGCAAGCGCGGGAGCCTTGGTTCTGTTTTCGGTAGTACTTGTTGTCACCCTGATTCAGTTTGCCGGTGAAAAGAAGTGGTCTAAAGATTTGATGTAA
- a CDS encoding sigma 54-interacting transcriptional regulator has product MAHNTTILNSVREQTLQILESGDIDGRGVDAYTLAIDLKMDRANVSRALNDLWRDGLLIKFQGKPTLFLDRTLVSEYHPGFFIPQTVAKGEVLSNLIKASDNRKQPDRAIFLEELIGADTSLREIITLAKASVTYPPYGLHTLLCGSTGVGKSKFAHCMYLYKKTLVSSDSAIPFIPVTCHSFSDNPKLFSQQLLGLARDVVSNKSRRGFLDAAKGGILFFDGIEYLSPASMELIASVITKNYYNRIGDTSLRDIQCMIIASTTCKSSNDSIRILAERFPSAISIPDLEERGIHEKIELIIQLFSEEARTIHLPLKISKDAISCLAVMNYTRNIIQLSNEIKAACSRAYLDSLSNHCRTVYVHLHDLSHDLLSFTDSTINKQDLVRHILEEIPDQYIELDHNGGSKYLNSFKSASSISETGRQQLLENRLSMDIESIDNIYQTVVNNIARLSNCRDTELQAIKRNIYPIVFQIVIAQLQKRGKFEESKKHIHLLYGILLHITNFLKRADIHLLPDPNEAPAASLNSFPEEHQMALDIMENLSQIYSCYFSNREIDYLASYFAIFSNWITTVNLGLLVICHGETIASDMVSYALKTIYDDYIIDYINFSSTMSLKECLDLAVEKATQLNRGSGILIFTDMEPLTTINEYITRQTGIDTNILYPVTLPLLLETIRQILSNRSDFSLLTPASQTHSTRAASLSSQEAFIQNLVDKVISKTTVFLDTTKAVNVLEKCLKATLMDFKIPYSNEIAAKYLCHCCNMLERAIRGETWSYSRLNGFTNENHELMYTVEHKLEYAENIFGIKIPASEIAYITEIFME; this is encoded by the coding sequence ATGGCACATAACACAACTATACTGAATTCCGTACGGGAACAGACCCTGCAAATTCTTGAAAGTGGAGATATTGACGGCCGGGGCGTTGATGCCTATACCCTTGCCATTGACCTGAAAATGGACAGGGCCAACGTATCCAGAGCCTTAAATGATCTCTGGAGGGATGGCCTCTTAATTAAATTTCAGGGAAAACCCACTTTGTTTTTGGACAGAACACTGGTTTCAGAATACCATCCCGGCTTTTTCATCCCTCAGACCGTGGCAAAAGGTGAAGTTCTTTCCAATCTGATCAAAGCTTCGGATAACAGGAAACAACCAGACAGAGCCATCTTTCTGGAAGAGCTGATCGGAGCGGACACCAGTCTTAGAGAAATCATTACCCTTGCCAAGGCCTCCGTAACCTATCCGCCTTATGGGCTGCACACCCTACTCTGTGGTTCCACCGGCGTGGGCAAAAGCAAATTCGCTCACTGTATGTATCTATACAAAAAAACGCTGGTCTCATCTGACAGTGCCATTCCCTTTATTCCTGTGACCTGCCATAGCTTTTCTGACAATCCCAAGCTGTTTTCCCAACAGCTTCTGGGGCTGGCCAGAGATGTAGTCTCTAACAAATCGCGGCGGGGCTTCCTGGACGCAGCCAAAGGCGGAATTCTTTTCTTTGATGGAATCGAGTACCTATCCCCTGCTTCTATGGAGCTTATTGCCTCAGTAATTACCAAAAACTATTATAACCGCATCGGCGATACCTCCCTGCGTGACATCCAGTGTATGATAATCGCCTCCACTACCTGCAAAAGCAGCAATGATTCCATTCGCATACTGGCGGAAAGGTTTCCTTCTGCCATTTCCATCCCTGATCTGGAGGAACGGGGCATCCACGAAAAAATAGAGCTGATCATCCAGCTCTTTTCTGAGGAAGCACGCACCATCCATCTTCCTTTAAAAATTTCCAAAGACGCAATTTCCTGTCTGGCGGTCATGAACTATACCAGAAATATCATTCAACTGAGTAATGAGATCAAGGCCGCCTGCTCCCGCGCCTATCTGGACAGCCTCTCTAACCATTGCAGAACTGTTTACGTCCATCTCCACGATCTGTCTCACGACCTTCTTTCTTTTACAGATAGCACCATAAACAAGCAGGATCTTGTCCGCCATATCCTGGAGGAAATACCTGACCAGTACATTGAGCTGGACCATAACGGAGGTTCCAAATATTTAAATTCCTTTAAATCCGCTTCCTCCATATCCGAGACCGGCCGCCAACAGCTGTTGGAAAACCGTCTGAGCATGGACATCGAATCCATTGACAACATTTATCAGACCGTGGTAAACAACATCGCCCGGCTGTCCAACTGCAGGGATACAGAGCTTCAAGCCATTAAGCGGAATATCTATCCTATTGTCTTCCAGATTGTTATCGCTCAACTGCAAAAGAGAGGCAAGTTTGAGGAAAGCAAAAAGCATATCCATCTTTTATATGGGATTCTTTTGCATATCACCAATTTTTTGAAAAGGGCAGACATCCATTTGCTGCCAGATCCCAACGAGGCTCCCGCCGCTTCCCTGAACAGTTTCCCGGAAGAACATCAGATGGCTTTGGATATCATGGAAAATCTGTCTCAGATTTACTCCTGTTATTTCTCCAACCGTGAAATTGATTACCTGGCCTCCTATTTTGCCATTTTTTCTAACTGGATAACAACCGTAAATCTGGGACTTTTAGTAATCTGCCATGGCGAAACGATTGCCTCGGACATGGTGAGTTATGCCCTGAAAACCATTTATGATGACTATATTATCGATTATATCAACTTCTCATCCACCATGAGCTTAAAGGAGTGCCTGGATCTGGCAGTGGAAAAAGCAACGCAGTTAAACCGCGGCTCCGGCATCCTGATTTTCACCGATATGGAGCCGTTGACCACAATCAATGAATACATTACCAGGCAGACTGGTATTGACACCAACATCCTCTACCCCGTCACCCTGCCTTTGCTTCTGGAAACTATTCGTCAGATTCTGTCCAACCGGTCAGATTTCTCCCTCCTGACTCCTGCCAGCCAGACTCACAGTACCCGTGCCGCCAGCTTAAGTTCCCAGGAAGCCTTTATTCAGAATTTGGTAGACAAGGTAATTTCCAAAACTACAGTATTTTTAGACACCACCAAGGCTGTTAATGTGCTTGAAAAATGCTTGAAAGCCACATTGATGGATTTTAAAATCCCTTATTCCAATGAAATTGCTGCCAAATATCTGTGCCATTGCTGTAATATGCTGGAGCGGGCCATTCGGGGAGAGACCTGGAGCTATTCCCGCCTCAACGGCTTTACCAACGAAAACCATGAGCTTATGTACACTGTAGAACATAAATTAGAATATGCAGAAAATATTTTCGGGATTAAGATTCCGGCCAGTGAAATCGCATATATAACGGAGATATTCATGGAGTAA
- a CDS encoding carbohydrate ABC transporter permease, whose protein sequence is MRTKTKNLNIFLYLGLIALSLFMLVPFYWMVISSLKLNKDVFSVPMTWWPESMHWENYKIIWKKLPLVTFFLNTAKLTVITTIIQLFTSCFAAYGFTKTRFKGRDLIFLMYVTTIAVPWQVYMVPQFILVSKLGLNDTHLGLILMQAFSAFGVFLIRQFYISIPDELCEAARIDGLNEYGIFAKIVFPLGKPAMATLTIFTFTNVWNDFMGPLIYLKTKELKTIQLGIRMFISQFGADYAWIMAASVCSLIPVIIVFLSCQKFFVEGVAASGIKG, encoded by the coding sequence ATGAGAACAAAAACAAAGAATTTAAACATATTTCTGTATCTGGGATTGATTGCTTTATCCCTTTTTATGCTGGTGCCCTTTTATTGGATGGTGATTTCTTCTTTAAAGCTTAATAAAGACGTATTTTCCGTACCGATGACCTGGTGGCCGGAATCCATGCATTGGGAGAACTATAAAATCATCTGGAAGAAGCTGCCCCTTGTGACCTTCTTTCTCAATACCGCCAAGCTGACGGTCATTACGACCATAATCCAGCTGTTCACCAGCTGCTTTGCTGCTTACGGTTTTACAAAGACACGTTTTAAAGGCAGAGATTTAATCTTCCTTATGTATGTAACGACGATAGCCGTTCCATGGCAGGTCTACATGGTTCCTCAGTTTATTCTGGTTTCCAAGCTTGGCCTTAACGATACCCACTTAGGATTAATTCTGATGCAGGCATTTTCCGCATTCGGCGTATTTTTGATCCGCCAGTTTTATATCAGCATTCCTGACGAATTATGCGAAGCCGCCAGGATTGACGGGTTAAACGAGTACGGCATATTCGCAAAAATCGTATTTCCTCTTGGAAAGCCGGCGATGGCAACTTTGACAATCTTTACGTTTACCAATGTATGGAATGATTTCATGGGACCGCTCATCTATTTAAAGACAAAGGAATTAAAGACCATTCAGTTGGGAATCCGTATGTTTATATCCCAGTTTGGAGCTGATTATGCATGGATCATGGCTGCTTCTGTATGTTCTTTGATCCCGGTTATCATTGTATTTTTAAGCTGTCAGAAGTTCTTTGTAGAGGGCGTTGCAGCCAGCGGAATCAAGGGCTAA